The Pseudomonas oryzicola genomic sequence AGGCGAAAAAGGGTGTGCACCTGGCCTACGCCATTCCCAAGGAAGGCGGCAACCTCTGGTTCGACGTGCTGGCGATCCCCAAGGACGCCAGGAATGTCAAAGAGGCGCATGCCTTCATCAACTATTTGCTGAAGCCTGAGGTTATCGCCCAGGTCAGTGATTACGTCGGTTACGCCAACCCGAACCCCAAGGCTGGCGACCTGATGGACCAGGCCGTGAGGACTGACGCCGCGGTTTACCCACCGCAGGAAGTGCTGAACAAGATGTTCGTGAATGCAGAGTTGCCACCCAAGGTGCAACGGCTGATGACCCGTAGCTGGACCAAGGTCAAGTCGGGCAAGTAAAAATCCAGGCCCGTGGCGGCACCTGCAGAGCAGGCCACGCGGGCACAAAAATCTTGTTGGGAGTTTCACTCATGGCAGTTGCCTCCGGTGCCTATAAAAAAGCCCTCGAGGGTGGCCAGCAACCCAAGCAGGTGCTGGTCAAGATCGACCGGGTCACGAAAAAATTCGACGAAACGGTAGCCGTGGACGATGTGTCCCTGGAAATCCGCAAGGGTGAGATTTTCGCCCTGCTGGGTGGCTCCGGCTCCGGCAAGTCGACCCTGCTGCGCATGCTGGCCGGCTTCGAGCGCCCGACCGAAGGGCGGATTTTCCTCGATGGCGTCGACATCACCGACATGCCGCCCTACGAGCGGCCGATCAACATGATGTTCCAGTCCTACGCGCTGTTCCCGCACATGACCGTGGCGCAGAACATCGCCTTCGGCCTGCAGCAGGACAAGATGCCCAAGGCCGAGATCGACGCCCGCGTGGCCGAGATGCTCAAGCTGGTGCACATGACCCAGTATGCCAAGCGCAAGCCGCACCAGTTGTCCGGTGGCCAGCGCCAGCGCGTGGCCCTGGCCCGCTCGCTGGCCAAGCGCCCCAAGCTGCTGCTGCTCGACGAGCCGATGGGCGCACTGGACAAGAAGCTGCGCTCGCAGATGCAACTGGAACTGGTGGAAATCATCGAGCGCGTAGGCGTGACCTGCGTGATGGTGACCCACGACCAGGAAGAGGCCATGACCATGGCCCAGCGCATCGCCATCATGCACCTGGGCTGGATCGCCCAGATCGGTTCGCCGGTGGACATCTACGAGACCCCCACCAGCCGCCTGGTGTGCGAGTTCATCGGCAGCGTCAACCTGTTCGACGGTGAAGTGGTCGACGACGCCGAGGGCCACGCGATCATTGCCAGCCCCGAGCTTGAGCGCAAGATCTACGTTGGCCATGGCATCACCACCTCGGTGGAAGACAAGCACATCACCTACGCCCTGCGCCCGGAAAAAATGCTGGTCACCACCCAGCAACCGACCTGCGAGCACAACTGGTCGCGCGGCAAGGTCCACGACATCGCCTACCTCGGTGGCCACTCGGTGTTCTACGTCGAGCTGCCGAGCGGCAAGATCGTCCAGTCGTTCGTGGCCAACACCGAGCGCCAGGGCACCCGGCCGACCTGGGGCGATGAAGTGTACGTATGGTGGGAAGACGACAGCGGCGTGGTACTGCGGTCATGAAACCTCGCAAGCTCAAGCGAGCCTTCCAGCGCATCATCCCGGAGGGGCGGCACCTGGTGATCGGCGTGCCGTTCATCTGGCTGTTCCTGTTCTTCATGCTGCCGTTCTTCATCGTGCTGAAGATCAGCTTCGCCGAAGCCGATGTGGCGATCCCGCCCTACACCGAGATCTACAGCTACGTCGAGGACAAGGTCCAGCTCGTGCTCAACCTGGCCAACTATGGCCTGCTGACCGAAGACGAGCTGTACATTTCGGCCTACCTGGGCTCGCTGAAGATGGCCTTCTTCAGCACCCTGCTGTGCCTGTTGATCGGCTACCCGATGGCCTATGCCATTGCCAATGCCAAGAAGGAAACCCAGACGGTCCTGCTGTTGCTGATCATGATGCCGACCTGGACTGCGATCCTGATCCGCGTCTACGCCTGGATGGGTATCCTCAGCAACAACGGCCTGCTCAACGGCTTCCTGCTGTGGATCGGGCTGATCGACCAGCCGCTGCAGATCCTCAACACCAACCTGGCGGTCTATATCGGCGTGGTCTATTCGTACCTGCCGTTCATGATCCTGCCGCTGTTCGCCAACCTGGTGAAGCACGACCCGAGCTTGCTCGAGGCTGCCTCGGACCTGGGTTCGAGCACCTTCAACAGCTTCTGGAAGATCACCGTGCCGTTGTCGAAGAACGGCATCATCGCCGGTTGCATGCTGGTGTTCATCCCGGTGGTAGGTGAGTTCGTGATTCCGGAACTGCTTGGCGGCCCGGAAACCCTGATGATCGGCAAGGTGCTGTGGCAGGAATTCTTCAACAACCGTGACTGGCCGGTGGCGTCCGCGCTGGCGGTGGTGATGCTGGCGATCCTGATCGTGCCGATCCTGCTGTTCAACCGCAGCCAAGCCAAAGAAATGGAGGGCAGGGCATGAAACGCTTCAGTTTCTCCAAGCTGATGCTGGTGCTCGGCTTGCTGTTCATCTACCTGCCGATGCTGATCCTGGTGATCTACTCGTTCAACGCCTCCAAGCTGGTAACTGTGTGGGGCGGCTGGTCGGTGAAGTGGTATGTCGGCCTGCTCGACAACACTCAGCTGATGGGTTCGGTGATGCGCTCGCTGGAGATCGCCTGCTACACGGCGGTGGCCGCGGTGGCGCTGGGTACCCTGGCGGCATTCGTGCTCACCCGTGTCACCCGCTTCAAGGGCCGCACGTTGTTCGGCGGCCTGGTCACCGCACCGCTGGTGATGCCCGAGGTGATTACCGGCCTGTCGCTGTTGCTGCTGTTCGTGGCCATGGCGCAGATGATCGGCTGGCCGCAGGAGCGTGGCATCGTCACCATCTGGATCGCCCACACCACGTTCTGTGCGGCGTATGTGGCGGTAGTGGTGTCGGCACGCCTGCGTGAGCTGGACCTGTCGATCGAAGAAGCGGCGATGGACCTGGGTGCCAAGCCGTGGAAGGTGTTCTTCCTGATCACCATCCCGATGATTGCGCCGTCGCTGGCGGCGGGCGGCATGATGTCGTTCGCGCTGTCGCTGGATGACCTGGTACTGGCCAGCTTCGTGTCCGGCCCGGGTTCGACTACCTTGCCGATGGAAGTGTTCTCGGCGGTGCGCCTGGGTGTGAAACCGGAAATCAACGCCGTGGCCAGCCTGATCCTGCTGTCGGTGTCGTTGGTGACCTTCCTGGTCTGGTACTTCAGCCGCCAGGCCGAAGAACGTCGCCGCAAGGCGATTCAGCAGGCGATCGAAGAGGGTGCGGCAGCCAATGCTTCGCAGCCGCAGGTCAAGCGCCCGGCGCAGGTGGCTGCTTCGGCCTGATCCGGCCTCTTCGCGGGTAAACCCGCTCCCACAGGGACATCACAGCCTTAAGGTCAGTGGTGCTCCCTGTGGGAGCGGGTTTACCCGCGAAGGCCGCAACACCGATTCAAAGCCAGGCTGCATCCCAATGTGGATAGTCCCTGACGCTGCTGACCAAGCCGGCTCGCAAGGGGTTGGCAATAATGTATCTGGCAACATGCACCGTGCTCTCCTCCCGGCGCAGTGCACGGTCCTGATATCCACGCTGCCACACCGGATCATGCTCAACCCCCGCCTGATGCAAAACCAGACTGGACCTGGATTTGAACCTGCGCATCAAAGTGCCTAGCGTCGTGCCTTTCAATTCGATTAGCCAATGCAGATGGTCGGGCATCAGCACCCAGGCCAGGGACCGGCATGCGTATTCCTGGTCAGATTTCCGAAGCTGGTGAATGACCAGCCGGGCATGGTGGAAATCATGGAACAGCGGCTTACGCTGGTGGGTGACGGTGGTCAGCAGATAGAGCCGGCCAAGTTCTGAATAGCGACCGCGGCGAAGCAGGTGAGACTGAGCTCGCGACATTGGCTTCTTCCTTGAAAAGCAGGTGACTTTTCAAAGGTAGTGGCTGAGATGCAGGTGCTGTGTAGATGATGGTTTCTGGATATGGCAGAGATTTGTGGATGGCAGTACCGGCCCTTTCGCGGGTGAACCCGCTCCCACACGGTCATGTGCAGCCTCAGGGTTTGCGCTTTCCCTGTGGGAGCGGGCAAGCCCGCGAAGAGGCCCACACAGGCGCTGAAAATGCCGAACTGATCCTCGTCAGTGCTGTTTATCGAACCCTGAACTACGCTGACAGTCGCATCCCACAAATCATTTGTGCGCAAGCAAGGAGCCTGCATGACGTGGTTACGTCCGCTGTCGGTCGTTTGCCTGGGGCTGTTGTACCTGCTCACGGGCTGTAGCAAGGAAGAAGTCCCCGAGACACTGCCCCGGGTTGGCGTGCAGCAGGTCCAGCCGACTGACTTCGCCGCCAGGGTCACCCTGACCGGTGACGTACAGGCGCGGGTGCAGACCGACCTGTCGTTCCGCGTCGGCGGCAAGATCATTTCGCGCAGCGTCGATGTCGGCGACCACGTCAAGGCCAACCAGGTGCTGGCGCGCCTGGATCCGAAAGACCTGCAGAACAACGTCGACTCGGCCAAGGCCGAGGTGTTCGCTGCCCAGGCGCGGGTCACCCAGAGCAGCGCCGCTTTCGTACGCCAGCAAAAACTGCTTCCCAAGGGCTACACCAGCCAGAGCGAATACGACGCCGCCGAGGCCGCCCTGCGCAGCGACCAGAGCGCACTCAAGGCCGCCCAGGCGCAATTGGCCGATGCCAATGAACAACTCAGCTACACCGCCCTGGTT encodes the following:
- a CDS encoding ABC transporter permease subunit, yielding MPEGRHLVIGVPFIWLFLFFMLPFFIVLKISFAEADVAIPPYTEIYSYVEDKVQLVLNLANYGLLTEDELYISAYLGSLKMAFFSTLLCLLIGYPMAYAIANAKKETQTVLLLLIMMPTWTAILIRVYAWMGILSNNGLLNGFLLWIGLIDQPLQILNTNLAVYIGVVYSYLPFMILPLFANLVKHDPSLLEAASDLGSSTFNSFWKITVPLSKNGIIAGCMLVFIPVVGEFVIPELLGGPETLMIGKVLWQEFFNNRDWPVASALAVVMLAILIVPILLFNRSQAKEMEGRA
- a CDS encoding REP-associated tyrosine transposase codes for the protein MSRAQSHLLRRGRYSELGRLYLLTTVTHQRKPLFHDFHHARLVIHQLRKSDQEYACRSLAWVLMPDHLHWLIELKGTTLGTLMRRFKSRSSLVLHQAGVEHDPVWQRGYQDRALRREESTVHVARYIIANPLRAGLVSSVRDYPHWDAAWL
- the potA gene encoding polyamine ABC transporter ATP-binding protein, translating into MAVASGAYKKALEGGQQPKQVLVKIDRVTKKFDETVAVDDVSLEIRKGEIFALLGGSGSGKSTLLRMLAGFERPTEGRIFLDGVDITDMPPYERPINMMFQSYALFPHMTVAQNIAFGLQQDKMPKAEIDARVAEMLKLVHMTQYAKRKPHQLSGGQRQRVALARSLAKRPKLLLLDEPMGALDKKLRSQMQLELVEIIERVGVTCVMVTHDQEEAMTMAQRIAIMHLGWIAQIGSPVDIYETPTSRLVCEFIGSVNLFDGEVVDDAEGHAIIASPELERKIYVGHGITTSVEDKHITYALRPEKMLVTTQQPTCEHNWSRGKVHDIAYLGGHSVFYVELPSGKIVQSFVANTERQGTRPTWGDEVYVWWEDDSGVVLRS
- a CDS encoding ABC transporter permease subunit, encoding MKRFSFSKLMLVLGLLFIYLPMLILVIYSFNASKLVTVWGGWSVKWYVGLLDNTQLMGSVMRSLEIACYTAVAAVALGTLAAFVLTRVTRFKGRTLFGGLVTAPLVMPEVITGLSLLLLFVAMAQMIGWPQERGIVTIWIAHTTFCAAYVAVVVSARLRELDLSIEEAAMDLGAKPWKVFFLITIPMIAPSLAAGGMMSFALSLDDLVLASFVSGPGSTTLPMEVFSAVRLGVKPEINAVASLILLSVSLVTFLVWYFSRQAEERRRKAIQQAIEEGAAANASQPQVKRPAQVAASA